From a region of the Osmia lignaria lignaria isolate PbOS001 chromosome 10, iyOsmLign1, whole genome shotgun sequence genome:
- the LOC117611765 gene encoding uncharacterized protein LOC117611765, which produces MVNGVHRSPFSTSSAASLKWKNRSKGVKNGCLRVTNPNTLNQEAKFSSDTSTMTYECRNDRKNFIMSDFEESGKLERASSSYATIIERYSNELEFDDWNSSPLPKRNAPMDLNDFPALMTNTKHRPMKLRSDRNERITSGESKKTEEKGQTDWMSKMEDVIKDLKKITSKNEMVDSKSSEKWALQSVNEHAEWMDRVVGAHKKGKLRKGDSDEPKSSTTMQESVVDAANENRGSKSNPITSYINRGSIGSSTSSSSQGPTGTATGSTKQPQIELRMTPSQNESVVSINVDELAKTAGTSAKEQLSVVISNNAKRDTSASNVRSNFDSMQISISENTVPVKQLEFSINGKPVSELKSIVARANKLDVFSSMDKVEIRIPQTENTFSKQQTNTMRTGTNPSQVLNLQIAAKFNEPRSQQPKDTGIKTSTTATPSSVPSSSSNPPKPTPTPTQVPPYKLPRMQNFASKTNDEAAKITKSPEDVATTKKINDSPLEDSREKIGTLSAVESDEGAVQRANAKVASNASQPSSMNDNSRPVISNDDRTSSNIIPWWSSEDSFRKIKKKGDTSKNVSAFDEKLMKKIEGDTGAERKFDQTYKPGGQFIDLVNVPKLETPAKDLTPKNLLSKEKKNSSDAGNFQKTEPPVKDSATKPVPKENEDSFNSSNENFRAVRVRSLRQSARIKRSSGARASNQMNRVKKVRYRVKRPRTTKVVNKGIEKPIVSAVRSPKIIKYVPVNAKRISGNEKSETKAIAAGPKNEEASKAGTKVEKVAEDASTTGKTNVQDSNTVFKTKDLKKPANESADISATSSAAKEQGERDESRRDLPSRRESIEDEPDQRIKQILKSLKPIEKRKDGTLIDYGVVLPSRKSSTKFGQVSKSRSISKFDMKKEPSNQEKIVEPQKVTSTKKKMLTEPKSEAQVKIVEPEKISSVRKPNEITDFEKKYTKNELSTSKGKKETSEEKSVISVKKNNLIKHDTPKSMESKKNSDNQSEKVKTTQIEGTSFKANDKPKNVSSEDRINSSKVTAPRDEGSQSPLRPKNKEKPLEGTFSVQSSKASTKSSDTNVTNVSKSQSADKSKNITSPEKQDSKITKSESQEKAKLIGSYSVPPSKVSIKVSDINANVSKSQSPDKSKNITTSPEKQDSKITKSESQEKAKLKGSYSVPPSKVSIKVSDTNAKVSKSQLPDKSKNITTSPEKQDSKITKSESQEKAKLKGSYSVPPSKISIKDSKIAKPESQEKRNLGSLPVQPSKISIKPSNTNITNVSKSQSPDKPKNITTSSENQDSKITKPEFQEKKNLGPLPVQPSKISIKPSNTNITNVSKSHSLDKSKNIAKPVEKQNSKSTKSEFLEKIKSGPLPVQPFKDSIKASDTNITNFSKLKPLNEPMSRARSAEQTESKRTLKSVVPEKVPLEGTIPSSRGLDRTAARIDPLPLMGTIVSPSPQKSSDKGTKNDGKSEESNVRSEKKVIDTIMAPLEGTINNESTKKLDNLMSLDSTRKVKVEAVLDPMALQILLQDLLVSDLQGCLLCH; this is translated from the exons ATGGTTAATGGAGTCCACAGAAGTCCGTTCAGCACCTCGTCAGCGGCATCCTTGAAGTGGAAGAACAGATCGAAGGGAGTCAAAAACGGGTGTCTCCGCGTTACCAATCCTAATACGCTCAATCAAGAAGCGAAATTTAGCAGCGACACTTCAACAATGACCTACGAGTGTCGAAACGATCGCAAAAACTTCATCATGAGTGATTTTGAAGAAAGTGGCAAGCTGGAACGAGCATCCTCTTCGTACGCGACGATCATAGAAAGGTACAGCAACGAGTTGGAGTTCGATGATTGGAACAGCAGTCCGTTACCGAAACGTAACGCACCCATGGATCTCAACGACTTCCCCGCGTTGATGACGAATACTAAACACAGACCCATGAAACTTCGATCTGACAGGAATGAAAGAATCACTTCGGGTGAGAGTAAAAAGACGGAGGAGAAGGGTCAAACCGACTGGATGTCGAAAATGGAAGACGTGATAAAGGACCTGAAGAAAATCACTTCGAAGAACGAGATGGTTGATTCGAAGTCGAGCGAGAAATGGGCGCTGCAGTCGGTGAACGAGCACGCGGAATGGATGGACAGGGTGGTCGGCGCCCATAAGAAGGGAAAATTAAGAAAGGGCGACAGCGATGAGCCGAAGAGTTCAACGACGATGCAAGAATCAGTGGTTGACGCAGCGAACGAAAATCGTGGCTCTAAATCAAACCCCATAACAAGTTACATAAATCGTGGATCAATTGGTTCGAGTACGAGCTCCTCGTCCCAAGGACCGACGGGCACCGCAACAGGGTCGACTAAACAGCCGCAAATTGAACTTCGAATGACACCTTCGCAAAACGAGTCCGTGGTGTCCATCAACGTCGACGAGCTGGCAAAAACGGCGGGCACCAGCGCCAAGGAGCAGCTGTCGGTGGTCATTTCGAACAACGCGAAGCGAGACACGAGTGCCAGCAACGTTCGTTCGAACTTCGACTCAATGCAGATATCCATCAGCGAGAACACGGTTCCTGTCAAGCAGCTCGAGTTTTCAATTAATGGCAAGCCGGTGTCTGAGTTAAAGAGTATCGTCGCAAGAGCGAATAAGCTGGATGTATTCAGCTCGATGGATAAAGTGGAGATCAGGATACCTCAAACGGAGAACACTTTCTCGAAACAGCAAACGAACACGATGAGGACGGGAACGAATCCGTCACAAGTGTTGAATCTTCAAATCGCTGCGAAATTTAACGAACCCCGTAGTCAGCAGCCCAAAGATACTGGGATAAAGACCTCTACCACTGCTACTCCGTCTTCTGTACCTTCGTCATCGTCTAATCCACCGAAACCAACACCAACGCCCACGCAAGTTCCTCCCTACAAACTTCCAAGAATGCAAAATTTCGCTTCAAAGACGAACGATGAGGCGGCAAAAATAACGAAAAGTCCAGAAGATGTCGCCACGacgaagaaaattaatgattcaCCTTTAGAAGATAGTAGAGAAAAGATTGGCACATTATCAGCCGTGGAATCTGACGAGGGTGCGGTTCAGAGAGCAAACGCGAAAGTGGCATCGAACGCTTCTCAGCCTTCATCGATGAATGACAATTCTAGGCCGGTGATTTCTAACGACGATCGCACTTCTTCGAATATTATTCCATGGTGGTCGTCTGAAGATTCCTTCAGGAAGATtaaaaagaaaggggacactTCGAAAAATGTATCCGCGTTCGATGAGAAGTTAATGAAGAAGATCGAAGGAGATACCGGTGCGGAGAGAAAATTCGACCAGACGTACAAACCCGGTGGCCAATTTATCGATCTTGTAAATGTTCCAAAACTTGAAACACCCGCGAAAGATTTGACTCCAAAGAATCTGCTctctaaagaaaagaaaaattcatccgatgctggtaattttcaaaaaaCTGAACCACCTGTAAAGGATTCAGCAACGAAACCTGTACCCAAAGAAAACGAAGATTCGTTTAATTCTTCTAATGAGAATTTTCGCGCCGTTCGGGTCCGAAGTCTCCGACAATCTGCGAGAATTAAACGTAGCAGTGGCGCGAGAGCTTCGAACCAGATGAATCGGGTGAAGAAAGTCAGATATCGTGTGAAAAGGCCAAGAACTACGAAGGTTGTTAATAAAGGAATAGAAAAGCCGATCGTTTCTGCGGTGCGATCTCCGAAGATCATCAAATACGTTCCCGTGAATGCAAAAAGGATTTCTGGAAACGAAAAATCAGAAACTAAAGCGATTGCTGCTGGTCCGAAAAATGAAGAGGCATCCAAAGCGGGTACGAAGGTCGAGAAAGTTGCTGAGGATGCGTCAACGACGGGTAAAACAAATGTACAGGATTCAAACACGGTATTCAAAACGAAAGACTTAAAGAAACCAGCTAATGAATCTGCCGATATTTCAGCAACCTCTTCAGCTGCTAAAGAACAAGGAGAAAGAGATGAGAGTAGAAGGGATTTGCCAAGTAGAAGAGAATCGATCGAAGACGAGCCAGATCAACGAATTAAACAAATTCTAAAATCCCTGAAGCCGATCGAGAAGAGGAAGGACGGTACTTTGATAGATTACGGTGTGGTGTTGCCTTCGAGAAAATCATCGACGAAGTTTGGACAGGTTTCGAAGTCCCGCAGTATTAGTAAATTTGATATGAAAAAGGAACCATCGAATCAGGAAAAGATTGTTGAACCACAGAAAGTAACCTccacgaaaaagaaaatgttaacagaaccTAAAAGTGAGGCACAGGTGAAAATTGTAGAACCAGAGAAAATATCTTCGGTTAGAAAACCAAATGAAATAAcggattttgaaaagaaatatacaaaaaatgaaTTGAGTACATctaagggaaagaaagaaacttctgaagaaaaatctgtaatttcagtgaaaaagaataatttgatAAAGCATGATACCCCGAAATCTATGGAATCTAAGAAAAATTCTGATAATCAATCAGAGAAAGTGAAAACTACGCAAATAGAAGGGACATCGTTCAAAGCCAACGACAAACCAAAAAATGTATCTTCCGAGGATAGAATTAATTCATCGAAAGTGACAGCCCCTAGAGATGAAGGATCACAAAGTCCTTTAAGACCGAAAAATAAAGAGAAGCCATTAGAAGGTACATTTTCTGTACAATCTTCCAAAGCTTCTACAAAATCCAGTGATACTAATGTCACAAATGTTTCTAAATCACAGTCAGCTgataaatcaaaaaatattacatctcCTGAAAAACAGGattcaaaaattacaaaatcagaATCTCAAGAAAAGGCAAAATTAATAGGGTCATATTCTGTACCACCTTCTAAAGTTTCCATAAAGGTCAGTGATATTAATGCCAATGTTTCTAAATCACAGTCGCCTgataaatcaaaaaatattactacATCTCCTGAAAAACAGGattcaaaaattacaaaatcagaATCTCAAGAAAAGGCAAAATTAAAAGGGTCATATTCTGTACCACCTTCTAAAGTTTCCATAAAGGTCAGTGATACTAATGCCAAAGTTTCTAAATCACAGTTGCCTgataaatcaaaaaatattactacATCTCCTGAAAAACAGGattcaaaaattacaaaatcagaATCTCAAGAAAAGGCAAAATTAAAAGGGTCATATTCTGTACCACCGTCTAAAATTTCCATAAAG gattcaaaaattgcaaaaccagaatcacaagaaaaaagaaatttaggaTCACTTCCTGTACAACCTTCTAAGATTTCCATAAAGCCCAGCAATACTAATATTACCAATGTTTCTAAATCACAGTCGCCTGATAAACCCAAAAATATTACTACATCTTCTGAAAATCAGGattcaaaaattacaaaaccagaatttcaagaaaaaaaaaatttaggaCCACTTCCTGTACAACCTTCTAAGATTTCCATAAAGCCCAGCAATACTAATATTACCAATGTTTCTAAATCACACTCGCTTGACAAGTCAAAAAATATTGCTAAACCTGTGGAAAAACAGAATTCGAAAAGTACAAAATCAGAATTTCTAGAAAAGATAAAATCTGGACCACTTCCTGTACAACCTTTTAAGGATTCCATAAAGGCCAGCGATACTAATATcactaatttttctaaattaaaaccaCTTAATGAACCAATGTCTCGAGCACGATCTGCTGAACAGACAGAATCAAAGCGCACTCTAAAGTCAGTAGTTCCAGAAAAGGTTCCATTAGAAGGAACCATTCCCTCTTCTCGCGGTCTAGATAGAACGGCAGCCAGAATCGACCCTCTTCCCTTAATGGGTACTATTGTCTCTCCTTCTCCTCAGAAATCAAGCGATAAAGGAACGAAAAACGATGGCAAATCTGAAGAGTCAAACGTTCGATCAGAAAAGAAAGTGATCGATACCATAATGGCACCTCTCGAAGGAACCATTAATAATGAGTCTACAAAAAAATTGGATAATCTGATGAGTCTCGATAGTACCAGAAAAG